A part of Fusarium graminearum PH-1 chromosome 3, whole genome shotgun sequence genomic DNA contains:
- a CDS encoding norsolorinic acid reductase gives MALPAAPPPKSPLGRYRLLSPTASIWVSPICLGTMNFGNAWKELMSECNQSTAESIMDFYYEQGGNFIDSANNYQFQETEKWVGEWMSKRGNRDEIVLATKYTTNFRAGPGSPNIMLYVHWYDGNTTIPELMQSLNQLVLSGKVLHLGISDTPAWIVSKANEYARCNGLRQFSVYQGRWSAASRDFEREIIPMCRAEGMGIAPWGSLGGGKFKSEEQRNAQDGRKVVASEQEIRTSRVLESISNRKTTLITSVALAYVMHKTSYVFPIIGGRKIEHLKANIQALTLKLTQEDIQEIDSAVKFDPGFPHDFLYRKGQTIGGPDVWLLQMGGTVDHIQPSKYFGREMHPSRDEELF, from the exons ATGGCACTCCCCGCCGCACCGCCTCCCAAGAGCCCTCTGGGTCGATATCGCTTGCTGTCACCTACCGCTTCCATTTGGGTCTCTCCTATTTGTCTTGGTACCATGAACTTTGGAAATGCTTG GAAAGAATTGATGAGCGAATGCAACCAGTCTACAGCCGAGTCAATCATGGATTTTTACTACGAACAA GGCGGTAACTTTATTGACTCTGCCAACAACTACCAATTCCAAGAGACCGAGAAATGGGTAGGGGAGTGGATGTCGAAGCGCGGAAACCGGGATGAGATCG TGCTTGCTACCAAATATACGACAAACTTTCGGGCTGGCCCTGGTAGCCCTAACATCATG CTGTATGTTCACTGGTACGATGGGAACACTACCATTCCGGAGTTGATGCAGTCTCTTAATCAGCTCGTCCTGTCTGGTAAAGTTCTTCACTTAGGCATCAGTGATACCCCTGCTTGGATTGTGAG TAAAGCAAACGAGTACGCTCGTTGCAACGGACTTCGCCAGTTCTCCGTCTACCAAGGCCGCTGGTCTGCAGCCTCACGCGATTTTGAGCGAGAAATCATTCCTATGTGCCGAGCTGAAGGTATGGGAATTGCCCCTTGGGGCTCCCTAGGAGGCGGAAAGTTCAAGAGCGAAGAACAGCGAAATGCTCAGGACGGACGAAAGGTGGTGGCCAGTGAACAAGAGATCAGAACCAGCCGTGTGCTGGAGTCTATCTCTAACCGTAAGACCACACTCATCACCAGTGTCGCACTAGCATATGTCATGCACAAGACATCATATGTCTTTCCGATTATCGGTGGTCGGAAGATCGAGCATCTCAAAGCCAATATTCAGGCACTCACCCTTAAGCTCACTCAAGAGGACATCCAAGAGATCGACAGTGCTGTGAAGTTTGATCCGGGATTTCCCCACGACTTCCTTTACCGTAAAGGCCAGACGATTGGGGGTCCAGACGTTTGGCTGCTGCAGATGGGCGGCACAGTCGATCATATCCAGCCGTCCAAG TACTTTGGCCGAGAAATGCATCCGAGCAGGGACGAAGAGTTATTTTGA
- a CDS encoding carrier protein LEU5 → MSSADAAHMEQASSMTEVALESNIQTHGSAHALTKSKREPSVSPTDQEAATTKPHMKSLEYIWKSGVAGGLAGCAGKTVVAPLDRVKILFQASNPRFAKYTGSWVGVASAMKDIHQYEGLRGLYRGHSATLLRIFPYAGIKFLAYEQIRAIVIPDRSYETPMRRLLSGSLAGVTSVFFTYPLEVIRVRLAFETKRDGHSSLSSICRQIYNEQPMEKAPAPRLPNAPAPLSATAEATAATVEAIAPRTGLINFYRGFAPTVMGMLPYAGMSFLTHDTVGDILRLPRFAKHTTLPKKENHPEGKPAPLRSWAELTAGGIAGLISQTASYPLEVIRRRMQVGGAVGDGRRLRIGETAGMILREKGLPGFFVGLTIGYVKVFPMAAVAFFTYERMKLAFGI, encoded by the exons ATGTCCTCCGCCGACGCTGCTCACATGGAGCAGGCCTCATCCATGACCGAGGTTGCGCTGGAAAGCAACATACAGACCCATGGTTCTGCGCATGCCCTTACCAAGTCGAAAAGGGAGCCTTCTGTTTCTCCCACAGATCAGGAAGCAGCAACAACGAAACCGCACATGAAAAGTCTCGAATACATATGGAAGTCCGGCGTCGCGGGTGGTTTAGCCGGTTGCGCT GGTAAAACCGTTGTCGCGCCTTTAGATCGAGTAAAGATTCTTTTTCAAGCCAGCAATCCTCGGTTCGCAAAATATACAGGATCATgggttggtgttgccagcGCCATGAAGGATATCCATCAATATGAAGGCCTTCGGGGACTCTACCGTGGACACTCTGCGACACTATTACGAATATTTCCTTACGCCGGTATCAAATTCCTCGCATACGAACAAATCCGAGCCATTGTTATCCCCGATAGATCGTACGAGACGCCGATGAGGAGACTACTCAGTGGAAGTTTGGCAGGTGTCACATCCGTCTTCTTTACATACCCTCTAGAGGTCATCCGAGTACGACTGGCTTTCGAGACTAAGCGCGACGGCCATTCTTCTCTGTCATCGATATGCCGCCAGATATATAACGAGCAACCCATGGAGAAAGCGCCGGCACCTCGGTTACCGAATGCTCCTGCGCCTTTATCAGCGACTGCAGAGGCAACCGCAGCGAcagttgaagccatcgctCCCCGAACAGGACTGATCAACTTCTATCGAGGTTTTGCTCCAACTGTCATGGGAATGCTCCCGTACGCGGGCATGTCATTCTTGACTCACGATACTGTTGGTGATATTCTGCGGTTACCACGCTTCGCGAAGCACACGACACTaccaaagaaggagaacCATCCTGAAGGAAAGCCAGCACCTTTACGGTCATGGGCAGAGCTTACTGCTGGTGGTATTGCCGGTCTGATTTCTCAAACCGCATCATATCCTCTCGAGGTAATCCGCCGGCGAATGCAAGTTGGCGGAGCCGTCGGTGACGGCCGTCGACTACGCATAGGCGAGACTGCGGGTATGATCTTACGAGAAAAGGGTCTGCctggtttctttgttggccTGACTATTGGATACGTCAAGGTGTTTCCCATGGCTGCggtcgccttcttcacatATGAGCGCATGAAGCTCGCCTTTGGCATATAG
- a CDS encoding eukaryotic translation initiation factor 2 subunit alpha, whose translation MSLTNCRFYEEKYPEIDSFVMVNVKQIAEMGAYVKLLEYDDIDGMILLSELSRRRIRSIQKLIRVGRNEVVVVLRVDKEKGYIDLSKRRVSPEDIVKCEERYNKSKMVHSVMIHLAKATEIPLETLYQAIAWPLNKKFGHALDAFKLSITNPEVWNDITFPDEVTAQELKTYIGKRLTPQPTKVRADVEVTCFGYDGIDAIKTALHTAEAKNTEETQVKVRLVSPPLYVLNSTCLDKSLGITRLQEAIVDIRASIEAAGGHLTVKMEPKAVTESDDAELQALMEKRERENAEVSGDESMSDSDENIPETM comes from the exons ATGTCGTTAACAAACTGCCGTTTTTACGAGGAGAAGTATCCGGAGATTGACAGCTTCGTCATGGTCAATGTCAAGCAG ATCGCCGAGATGGGTGCCTATGTTAAGCTTCTAGAGTACGATGACATCGACGGCATGATTCTGCTTTCTGAGCTCTCCCGAAGACGTATTCGATCTATCCAGAAGCTCATCCGAGTTGGTCGCAACGAGGTTGTCGTGGTGCTCCGTGTGGACAAAGAGAAGG GTTACATCGATCTTTCCAAGCGACGAGTCTCTCCCGAGGATATCGTCAAGTGTGAGGAGCGAtacaacaagagcaagatgGTCCACTCAGTCATGATCCATCTTGCCAAGGCCACCGAGATCCCCCTCGAGACCCTATACCAGGCCATTGCTTGGCCCCTGAACAAGAAATTCGGCCATGCTCTCGATGCTTTCAAGCTCTCCATCAC CAACCCTGAAGTGTGGAACGATATCACCTTCCCCGACGAGGTCACCGCCCAGGAGCTGAAGACATACATCGGCAAGCGTCTCACACCCCAACCCACCAAGGTCCGAGCCGATGTTGAGGTCACCTGCTTCGGCTACGACGGtatcgatgctatcaagacCGCTCTGCACACAgccgaggccaagaacaCTGAGGAGACTCAGGTCAAGGTCAGGCTGGTGTCCCCTCCTCTTTACGTCCTCAACAGCACGTGCTTGGATAAGTCTCTTGGAATCACTCGCTTGCAAGAGGCTATTGTCGATATCCGAGCCAGCATCGAAGCTGCAGGCGGACACTTGacagtcaagatggagccAAAGGCTGTCACTGAGAgtgatgatgctgagcttCAGGCCTTGATGGAGAAGCGTGAGCGCGAGAATGCCGAGGTCAGCGGTGACGAGAGTATGAGCGACAGCGACGAGAACATCCCTGAGACTATGTAG